In one Pseudomonas sp. SG20056 genomic region, the following are encoded:
- a CDS encoding transporter substrate-binding domain-containing protein, with amino-acid sequence MKWKNLFVAFCLLLGLPAQASEQPELKISVGDWPPYLSSDLQHNGVIAHLISDLLADEGYRVTFQFLPWPRAYAAAAAGRFDGTAVWMHKTEREADFLFSAPLLDEQFVFFHLKSLPFDWQRFDDLTGMTLGGGLEYSYGPQFDAFLAENKVKIERVSNDQQNFEKLLKERVVLYPQEMNVGYAALRSHFSAADQAKITHHPKPLLVNLSYLMLPKNLEGSPALLDRFNKRLQLYRDSGRYQRYFDDLQQGKYQQVPSASPTDE; translated from the coding sequence ATGAAGTGGAAAAACCTGTTCGTCGCGTTCTGCCTGCTGCTGGGGCTGCCCGCGCAAGCCAGCGAACAGCCAGAACTGAAGATCAGCGTTGGCGACTGGCCGCCTTATTTGTCCAGCGACTTACAACACAACGGGGTGATTGCCCACCTGATCAGCGACCTGCTCGCCGATGAGGGCTATCGCGTCACGTTCCAGTTTCTACCCTGGCCACGGGCCTATGCAGCCGCGGCTGCAGGCCGCTTTGACGGCACTGCGGTATGGATGCACAAGACCGAGCGCGAGGCGGACTTTCTGTTCAGCGCGCCATTGCTCGATGAACAGTTCGTGTTCTTTCACCTGAAAAGCCTACCCTTTGACTGGCAACGCTTTGACGACCTCACCGGCATGACCCTCGGCGGCGGCCTGGAATACAGCTACGGCCCACAGTTCGATGCCTTTCTCGCCGAGAACAAGGTGAAGATCGAGCGCGTTTCAAACGACCAGCAGAACTTCGAGAAGCTGCTCAAGGAGCGCGTGGTGCTCTACCCGCAGGAGATGAACGTCGGTTACGCCGCCCTGCGCAGCCACTTCAGCGCGGCAGATCAGGCCAAGATCACCCATCACCCGAAGCCGCTGCTGGTCAATCTGAGCTACCTGATGCTGCCGAAAAACCTGGAAGGCAGTCCGGCGCTGCTCGATCGCTTCAATAAGCGCCTGCAGCTCTACCGTGACAGTGGCCGTTATCAGCGTTATTTCGATGATCTACAGCAAGGCAAGTACCAGCAGGTGCCGTCAGCATCACCCACAGACGAGTAA
- a CDS encoding ABC transporter substrate-binding protein yields MTSRQLLRGLVISCLLIPGFASAAEPGLSTDEVRIGMVNAQSGPAAALGLGMLNGAQAYFKRVNAEGGVHGRRIHLLSRDDGYEPSQTAAHTRSLLQTQQVFALLGYVGTPTSRAAVPLALRAQVPYLFPFTGAEFLRTPAKPGVFNIRASYIEETEQLVERMTQDLKLSKIAILMQDDSFGESVKGGLNGALVKRELKIHAQARIQRNSLDVAEAIKALQRTQPEAVFFVGTYRQLAASIKQAKALGFNTRFVSVSFIGTEGFIREIGSDGDGVYISQVVPSPDDSSLALVRAYQADMQPGDFDHASLEGYIGAAVFTQALRKAGAEPTRETFLDALEHLDTDLGGFKVAFSRRQHQGSNAVFLTRIENGQAIPVTSMR; encoded by the coding sequence ATGACCTCTCGACAGCTGCTGCGTGGCCTGGTGATCAGCTGCCTGCTGATACCGGGTTTTGCCAGCGCAGCGGAGCCCGGCCTGAGCACGGATGAAGTGCGGATCGGCATGGTCAACGCACAGAGCGGCCCGGCGGCAGCCCTGGGTCTGGGCATGCTCAATGGCGCTCAGGCCTACTTCAAACGCGTCAACGCCGAAGGCGGGGTACATGGCAGACGTATCCACTTGCTCAGCCGGGACGATGGCTATGAGCCCAGCCAAACCGCCGCGCATACCCGCAGCCTGTTGCAAACCCAGCAGGTGTTCGCCCTGCTCGGCTATGTCGGCACGCCCACCTCACGCGCCGCCGTGCCGCTGGCGCTGCGCGCGCAAGTGCCTTACCTGTTCCCCTTTACCGGCGCCGAGTTTCTGCGTACACCGGCCAAACCCGGGGTATTCAATATTCGCGCGTCCTACATTGAGGAAACCGAGCAACTGGTCGAGCGCATGACCCAGGACCTCAAGCTGAGCAAGATCGCCATCCTGATGCAGGACGACTCCTTCGGTGAGTCGGTCAAGGGCGGACTCAACGGCGCGCTGGTCAAGCGCGAGCTGAAAATTCATGCGCAGGCGCGTATCCAGCGCAACTCGCTGGACGTGGCCGAGGCCATCAAGGCCCTGCAGCGCACCCAGCCGGAAGCGGTGTTCTTTGTCGGCACTTACAGGCAACTGGCGGCCTCGATCAAACAGGCGAAAGCGCTGGGCTTCAATACACGCTTTGTCAGCGTGTCGTTTATCGGCACCGAGGGGTTTATCCGTGAGATCGGCAGTGACGGCGATGGGGTTTATATATCCCAGGTGGTGCCCTCACCTGACGACAGCTCGCTGGCGCTGGTGCGCGCCTATCAGGCCGATATGCAGCCCGGCGATTTTGACCATGCTTCGCTGGAGGGTTATATCGGCGCTGCGGTGTTTACTCAGGCATTGCGCAAAGCCGGCGCTGAGCCTACACGCGAGACGTTTCTCGATGCACTGGAACACCTCGACACAGACCTCGGCGGTTTCAAGGTGGCATTCTCACGCCGCCAGCACCAGGGCTCCAACGCAGTCTTCCTGACCCGCATCGAAAACGGCCAGGCCATACCCGTTACCAGCATGCGCTAA
- a CDS encoding AarF/ABC1/UbiB kinase family protein yields MAKPPAAPPSASALGRFLTLAGTATRIGGSVLGQRLRPGRSGIDWQPVGDLLTDVLGEMKGPVLKLGQMASQWQGVLPEPVALALASLQNRVPALPFSALREHLQQVYGADLGQFFQQIDEQPFAAASLGQVHRAIAADGRALVLKVQYPGIAEICQADLRQLRRLLPLGRLFRAPAEQLEGLYQELAAVIAAELDYPTEMRRLQDFRAYFSDWPGLRLPQPQEDLCRPGVLALSEEAGLPFAEVSRASAEVRERLALTLVRWLSAQAFELGLLHADPHPGNFAYTAAGELVVYDFGCVRALPAPLLAAYVQTYKALQARDGEQLEKAFQALGTRQPQSTTPYGLYRQLHGLLGPLLQPGVHWDFAATPLHEQVQRLLPDVLGALGSLQPAPATLLVNRTLEGHYWNLSRLGVALPVADLLQVQLAGR; encoded by the coding sequence ATGGCTAAGCCTCCCGCCGCTCCACCGTCTGCCTCTGCGCTTGGGCGCTTTCTGACCTTGGCCGGTACGGCCACGCGCATCGGCGGCAGCGTGCTGGGGCAGCGTCTGCGTCCTGGGCGCAGCGGGATTGATTGGCAGCCGGTGGGCGATCTGCTCACGGATGTGCTGGGCGAGATGAAAGGCCCGGTGCTCAAGCTGGGGCAAATGGCCTCACAGTGGCAGGGTGTGCTGCCTGAGCCGGTGGCTCTGGCACTGGCCTCGTTGCAGAACCGTGTGCCGGCCTTGCCCTTCAGCGCGCTGCGCGAACACCTGCAACAGGTGTATGGCGCGGACCTCGGGCAGTTTTTCCAGCAGATCGACGAGCAACCCTTTGCCGCCGCCTCCTTGGGCCAGGTGCATCGCGCGATAGCGGCAGATGGCCGGGCGCTGGTGCTGAAAGTGCAATACCCGGGTATCGCCGAGATCTGCCAGGCGGATCTGCGCCAGCTGCGTCGTTTGTTGCCGCTGGGGCGCTTGTTCCGCGCGCCTGCCGAACAGCTGGAAGGCTTGTACCAGGAACTGGCAGCGGTGATCGCAGCTGAGCTGGATTACCCGACGGAGATGCGCCGTCTGCAGGACTTTCGCGCGTATTTCTCCGATTGGCCGGGCTTGCGTCTGCCGCAGCCGCAGGAAGATCTGTGCCGCCCCGGTGTACTGGCGCTAAGCGAGGAGGCCGGCTTGCCGTTTGCCGAGGTTAGCCGGGCCAGTGCCGAAGTGCGTGAGCGTCTGGCCCTGACCCTGGTGCGCTGGCTGAGTGCCCAGGCCTTTGAGCTGGGCCTGCTGCATGCCGATCCGCATCCGGGCAATTTCGCCTACACCGCAGCCGGAGAGCTGGTGGTGTATGACTTCGGCTGTGTGCGGGCGCTGCCCGCGCCGTTACTGGCGGCCTATGTGCAAACTTACAAGGCGTTGCAGGCCCGCGACGGCGAGCAGTTGGAAAAGGCCTTCCAGGCGCTCGGTACACGCCAGCCGCAATCCACCACGCCCTATGGCTTGTACCGTCAGCTGCATGGCTTGCTCGGGCCGCTGTTGCAGCCAGGCGTGCACTGGGACTTTGCTGCCACGCCGCTGCATGAGCAGGTGCAGCGGCTGTTGCCCGATGTGCTGGGCGCATTGGGCAGCCTACAACCCGCACCGGCCACCTTGCTGGTCAATCGCACGCTGGAAGGGCATTACTGGAACCTCAGCCGCCTCGGTGTCGCGCTGCCGGTGGCCGATCTGTTGCAGGTACAGCTGGCCGGGCGTTAG
- a CDS encoding ABC transporter substrate-binding protein yields MAKLLICLLCCCCLVVEAHAAPRSADALILCYEDQNSYPWVMTDGSGLNLQLLRLVDESLPLQFSFVAVPWKRCLSGMAQGTYDGAFASSFKEERLLLGRYPQDADGRLDERKRLHTSIYALYRRKGSPVSWNGEEFRQLQGRVGSLSGFSIVDFIRAQGAEVDETSRDPLALLQMLSHKRIEAAALQSLRGDFVLQSNPELAARLEKVKLPLEEKAYYLMLSNAYVAANPAYAARIWDEIERQRESVTYRQQVRDFLARSQP; encoded by the coding sequence TTGGCCAAGCTGTTGATCTGCCTGCTGTGCTGCTGTTGTCTGGTTGTTGAGGCCCATGCGGCCCCACGTTCGGCCGATGCCTTGATCCTCTGTTATGAGGATCAAAACTCCTACCCCTGGGTAATGACCGATGGCAGCGGGCTCAACCTGCAGCTGCTACGGCTGGTCGACGAGAGCTTGCCGCTGCAGTTCAGCTTCGTTGCCGTGCCCTGGAAGCGCTGTTTGTCTGGCATGGCTCAAGGCACCTATGACGGCGCTTTTGCCTCCAGCTTCAAGGAGGAGCGTCTGCTTCTCGGCCGTTACCCGCAGGATGCCGATGGCCGCCTGGATGAGCGCAAACGGCTGCACACCTCGATCTACGCCCTGTACCGGCGTAAGGGCAGCCCTGTGAGCTGGAACGGCGAAGAGTTTCGCCAGTTGCAGGGGCGGGTTGGCTCCCTGAGCGGCTTTTCGATTGTCGACTTTATTCGCGCCCAGGGCGCCGAGGTTGATGAAACCAGCCGTGATCCGCTGGCGCTGTTGCAGATGCTTAGCCATAAGCGCATCGAAGCGGCGGCGCTGCAGAGCCTGCGCGGCGACTTTGTGCTGCAGAGCAATCCTGAGCTGGCGGCGCGGCTGGAAAAGGTCAAGCTGCCGCTGGAAGAGAAGGCTTACTACCTGATGCTGTCCAACGCCTATGTGGCGGCTAACCCTGCGTATGCCGCGCGTATCTGGGATGAAATTGAGCGTCAGCGCGAGTCGGTGACGTATCGGCAGCAGGTGCGGGATTTTCTGGCACGCTCTCAGCCCTGA